A genomic segment from Capra hircus breed San Clemente chromosome 7, ASM170441v1, whole genome shotgun sequence encodes:
- the ATOX1 gene encoding copper transport protein ATOX1: MPKHEFSVDMTCEGCSNAVTRVLNKLGGVQFDIDLPNKKVCINSEHSVDTLLETLGKTGKAVSYLGPK; the protein is encoded by the exons AAGCACGAGTTCTCCGTGGATATGACCTGTGAAGGCTGCTCTAACGCAGTCACTCGAGTCCTCAACAAGCTAGGAG GAGTTCAATTTGACATTGACCTGCCCAACAAAAAGGTCTGCATCAACTCTGAGCACAGCGTGGACACTTTGCTGGAGACCCTGGGGAAAACAGGAAAGGCTGTCTCCTACCTTGGCCCCAAGTAG